The genomic interval TCTTGCATATATTGCTTAATTTCCCCAAAGTATGGCTTATCGATCTTGTCATGATAATGTGCTTCTAACAATGCATCAGTCGCCTTAGTCACCTTAAGTTGATCAATGCGATAGCCCTTATGTTCCAAGCGTGAAATAATTTCACCAATATGCCCTTGGCTAACACCATCAGGTTTTACTAGAATCAATGTACTTTGTTCTGCCATAAGATTATCTCCTTTTCTTTATACGCTCATTATAGCGTAGTTCATTCACTAAAAAAAGAAAGCGTTTTCCATTCATTAAAAAAAGAAGGTAGCATTCAAATAATAAATGCTACCTTCTCTAAAAAGTCATCTATATTAAATTTCAGTGTTCAATCGCTTAGCATAGTATAGATAGATTGGTAATCCTGTCAGTACGAGTCCAATAGATACCATTGCTGAGAACGGATTACTAATTATTGTACTTAGCAAGACATACAATGCTCCTAGCCCGGCTAAAATTGGCACGATTGGGTATAGTGGTACCAAGAAAATATTTTCAGGGTGACCATTACCTGCTAACTTGTCAGCGCGGCGTAAACGGACCAAACCATAAAAGGCCATTAGGTAGAACATCCAAATGATGAACATACAAGCATTTGATAGCCAGTCTGCTGACGCTGAGAATTGTAGTAATCCACCTAGAACTGCAAGTGTTAAAATCGCTCCTGCAGGTTCTTGTGAACGGTTAATGTACATCATAAATTTAGGCATCATACCATCAGCAGCCATGGCGTAAATTGAACGTGGTAAAGCCATCATCTTTCCATTCAATGTGCCCGCAATGGAAATCAAAATTGCTAATGATAATAGTCGTCCACCTAGATCACCAAAGGCAGATGTTACGACACCAAAAGTTGCATTATCACCCAACGCAATAATTTCAGCGGCAGGCATACTTTGCATAACACCATAAGAAATACCGACATACGCAACAATCACAATCAATAGACCATAAATAATTGCACGTGGGATGTTCTTACTTGGATTCTTTAATTCTCCACCCAAACTTGTTAAAGTTGCCCATCCATCATACGCATATAATGTTGCTAGGATGGCTACACCAAAGCCACCACCCGGCGTTGCTGTGATTGTATCAATTGTTTGACCAACAGCATTTACATTTCCAAAGAACAAACCAAAGATAATAATTGCCGCAATCGGTAATAATTTGATTGATGTTGTTGCAACTGCGAATGCTGCTGGAATACGATTATCCAATAGGTTCATCCCTGTGATAAACACAATAGCTAGCAATCCAATCCACTTAGCCCAATCACTTGGTAAGTAAAAGAAGTTCGTAATTAAAATGGCGAAATAAGCTGATAATGATGCCACAATAGCGGGCCCATATAGAAATGATTGTCCCCATCCACTTAAGAAACCAGCAGCTGGACCAAAAATTTTATGTATATAAACGTATAATCCTCCAGTTGATGGAATGCGTGACCCTAATTCTGCAATCGTTAATCCGGCCATTAAAGTAATTAGACCACCAAATAGCCATGCTAGCAGTGCACCTGTTGTTGATCCTGTAATGCTAAGTACTTGTGCTTGTTTAAAGAATATTCCTGAACCAATAATTGTTCCAACAACGATTGAAATCCCCGTCGTCAGGCCCATTGATCGTTGCAAATTTTTACCTGCCATGCGATATGCCTCCATATGAATATAAAAAAGCCCTCCACTCCTGTTATCTAACATACGAGTGATGGGCTTTGTGATTTGTAAATTACGTTTTTCCGACGCAAAAATCCTCACCCAATTAGGAACTGGTTGAGGTTGTAGAGAAACGACGATTTAGTTGTTGTGCGTGATAATACATAAGCTCTACCTCTGCTTTCGGATATGTTAATTAGAAGATTATCATTTAACGAGCATATATGCAAGAGTTTTCTCATTTTAAGGGAAACCAATCATTTTCCCGTTAAAGTACACAACATAAAAAATTTAACAACAATTTAACGTATCTCTGATAGATTAGACCGTATTCCATACAAAACTGAGGTCTTTATGAAAAAATACATACTCTCAACTCACATCTTAATTTTATTGTTTATCGTTACAATTTTTCTCTTACCTACTCGTTTCACTTTTCTTGCCTGGAATATCTTCCTAGCCGTTATCCCTTTTGATATTGCCTTATGCGTTAAAAAGCTAACGCCTAAACACAAATTATTAGTAATTCCTTTAACATTATTATGGTTGATTTTCTATCCAAATACCATTTATATGATTACCGATTTTGCGCATCTTTCTGCAATTGGTACTGGACTAATAACCTCTACCCAAATTTTAAATTATGGCCTATTAGCTATTGGTATTTTCTTAGGTGTGTCGTTAGGTATTTCTTCGGCGCGTATAATGCTTCAAACTTGGCTACCGACTAGTTCATATATAGTAACGTTCGGCGTATTCTCAATCATTTCAATCCTATCTTCATATGCTATTTACATGGGGCGATTCTTACGCTTAAATAGTTGGGACTTGCTATTGGATATCCACAACGTAATACTACAAATGAATCATGCACTTTCTGTCCATTCCTTACATTTCATTCTGGTCTTTACTTTTGTACAAATTTTCTTAATGATTATAAATGTGACATTAAATCCATATACACAAAATAATAACTAATATATGCTTTCCTCTGATTATTCGTGTAATGTATAAATCCTTTTTTCCGTAATATCAGAAAGCTTAAGACAGTAAAGCACTCCACGGCTCTTTTTAAAAGTAAAGTCGGTAATATACATCCAATGAACCTCAATAATTCATACTTTAGTAGTAAAATTAACACTTATATTTAGAACATCCAAATTCATTTTTATAACTAAAAAAGCAGCTAGTTTCTTGATGAAATTAGCTGCTTTTGTTGATTCTTATATATTGAAAATAAGTACCTTGTTATTTGAAATCATTTGCAATATCACGTTTTATTTGTGTTGTACTTGTGTTTCCTCGTGGGAAATACATTACTTTTAGATCAGGAAATTCTAATTTTAACCCATCAAATTTCCCTCTCCAGTCATCCCCCATTGCAAATATATCAATGTCTAACATATCGATATACATAGACTTGTCATCCCATGTTTGTTCAGGCACAACTAAATCAACATAACGAATAGCTTCTAAAATGTATTTTCGAGTCGCGTAATCTTGATATGCACGTTTACCTTTTTCCATATTAAATTGGTCTGTTGAAAGCATAACGATTAGTTTATCCCCTAAGTTTCGTGCATTTTTTAACATATCGATATGACTTTCATGCAATAAATCAAATGTCCCTGCAACTAATACTGTTTTTTCACTCATAAAATTTTCCTTTTAACCCATCATTTTCTTATTTATATGTTATAAACCTATCAATTATATCAGTAATACTTTTATTTTCTATTAAAGGATTATACACATCGTTGAATTCTTGTAATGTATTTGGATCAAATACACGATCCTTGATTGCATCTAATAATTCACTCTCATCTTGAATGATTTTATTTGGTAATTCTGATTCGACATCTAAATAAAATCCTCTAAGAACGTCTTTATAATTTTCGAAATCATACATATAAAAATATATCGGACGATTAAGTAATGCGTAATCAAAGAAAACACTTGAATAATCTGTTACAAGTACATCACTAACTAGATAACAATCATTAATTTCTGCATTTGCAGGTACAAATTGAACAAATTTTTTAAGTTTTTCTGAAATTGTGAATGTATTAGCTATTAAATAATGAGGTTTAAACAACACTACATACTCATCACCTAGTGACTCATACCAATGTTCAAAATTTACATTCAACTGAAATGAATAGCCGGAATCTGTATAATTATCATCTCTAAACGTTGGAGCATACAAAATAACTTTTTTATTGTCCGGAAGCTTAAACTGCTCCTTTAACTTAGCTACATAGTTATCATCATAATTTAACAAAATATTATTCCGTGGATATGGAGCCATCAACATTTTAGAAGTTGAATACTGAAATGCTGATGCATATCGATCACGCATATAGTTACTTGATGCTAACAATAAATCCCACTTCTCACTATCCACATCATACGTTTTTAACATATCTGCATATGACATTTTAGTTCGATAAAATGTCTGATTTTCGTTTTGGATATCATGAGCCAATCGTTTCAAAGGAGTACCATGCCAAGTCTGAAAATATACTTGATTTTTTCTTTTATACATATAATTTGCCATTTTGGAATTAAACACCCAATATTTGGCTTTTAATGAATAATAAAAATATTTCATATGACGCATTCGAACGACTTTGGCGCCTGGAATAATGACATTTGGATTGTTCATAGCAAAAACGAACGTGTACCCTGCGTATTTCGGATTATCTCGCATTTCTTCAAAAATCGCCCTAGGATTACATGAATACCCTTTTCCATGAAAACTACAAAATAAAACAACTTTTGAATCTACTCTAACAAACACTCCCATTACGCGTAGTATCACAGGCATTAATTTAACAATTATCTTTTTTACATTTTTCACAATTACACACCATCATTCTACTTAAATTTCAAACCTGCACCAATTCTTTTAATTATATCCATGTTTTTTATAGACGTCAAATGCACAAAATGTAGTTAATATGGTATGTTATGACGTTTTTAGAGACAACATATCTGACCATACTTACAAAACTTATTACCATAATTTATTTCTTGATGTGGCATTGCAGTTAGTCGCTTATTTACAATAAAGCACATTTTAACTGTGATCTCTTTATATCCGTTACACTTTTAACTAAACGTAGGCGCATACTTCCAAAATAAAAAAGGCAGCTAATTTCGAATTGAAATTAGCTGCCTATACCTCGCCCATCCTAATAAGTTTTACCTTAGAATCCTGAACACGACGGATTGATTATTGTCAGCCAGCCGCTTTTTCGGTATATATTTACTTTTGCCAATGTATATAGACTTACTGATTAGATAGCGTATATAACGTAAATCAAAGCTAATGCAACAACAATTTGGAATAGAATTGTCAACAATCCGTATCCAAGGAACTTTGTTCCTGCCTTCTTAATTGTTAACCACTTCAAACTCAATCCAATTCCAGCCAAGTTAACAACTCCAAAGAAGCCTGTAATGTGCTTACTTGCGAAAATGGCTTGTTCTGGCAAGTGTAAGAATGTGTTAATTAGCACACCTAGCAAAAATACGATAACAAACCAAGGAACACTTAGCTTTGACTTCGTCTCCACTTCTTCTACTGCTTCTTCCGTTGTTTCTTTATTAACCGCACGTGTCATATAAATAACCACAACTGACAATAAAATAACTCGTAACATCTTAAACAAAGTTGCGTACGTAACAACGTCTGGATTAATCAGACTAGCTGTTCCAACAACTTGACCAACAGATTGCAAAGTTCCCCCAACAAGGGCTCCCATTAGCATGTTATTATCACCCAAGAAAATTGGTGCCAACATTGGTAAGATTAGCAATAAGATGGTTCCAGAAATTGACACTACTGCAACGGCTGTACGACGGTCATCATCATGCGCTTTAATTGCTGGTGCAATAGAAGCAATCGCACTTGATCCACACACTGCATTTCCACCAGCCATCATCGCTGCTGTACGAATATCAACTTTGAAAAGCTTGGTTCCAATCCACATAACAAACTTAATTGTTGCCCACATTAATAGCAAAATAAATAGAATTCCTTGCCATCCAAGTGAGAAGATTGTATCAAATGTTAATGAGAATCCTAGAACTGCGATTCCCACTTCAATGGGATACTTTTCAGACCACTTAACTCCTGATCCCCAACGATCTGCAGTCAAAACAACATTTCCAATGAATAATCCTAAGAACATTGCAAGTGTTTCACTACCAAGCATGGGTAAAAACTTTGCTAATTGTTCTGCTACAAGCGCTACAGTAAGGGTCAAGGCAATTCCAGCCCACATACCACGATTAATTTTAAACAAAACTCTACTACCTTTCTGAAATAGAAAATTGAGACGTCAGTAATCATACCATAATAGGTTCATATAAAATTGATGATTTTTAGTTCACCACTTTATTATCGAAATTGGTACGTACCATTTCTTTACATTTATATTTTATTGTATAGAACCGGTTTCACATCAAGAAAGAAACTGACCTTTTTTTCAATGTTTCTTTAAAAAATAAACAGTTTGTGGTGGTTCATACACATTAAGATTCCATCGGACGTATCCATAGACAAAATAAAAAAACGACCTAAGTCGTTTTCATTCTTACATGATATTATACATCCATTTTTTTAACTGCTATCAGACCAGTATCCGTTACTTGATACAACCCAGGCGTTAGTTTTTGATGATATACAACATTAGCTAACTTTTCATACGTCTCATGTTTAGGGAGTAATAAGACATAATCGTAATCTTCGTTATGCTTTTTAAATTCTTCTGGTGAATAATCAAAAGCTTCTTGTGCATCCACATTGGCTGAGAAAAAATAATATTTTCCAGCAAAACCAGCATAATATGAATTAACTTCATCAGTTTCAGGATCAACTAATAGTACCTTTTTATCGTTATACGTATATTCTTCAGGCGTTAATTTAGCCAATTGGAATGGTAGTCGATCAGCATTTTGTTGCTCATTGAAGTTTAAACGACCAATTTCACCATTTAACCCAATAATCGCAAAGAATAACAACGCAAAAGCACTTCGTTGATACAATTTTTTATTACGTAATACACGGAATGACTTAAGATCACGTTTCTCATAGTTACGTTCAAACATATTATCGTCTAACGTTCTTGTAACCATCCCCGCCCCCCAAAGCAGCAACAGTACAACAACCGTGGATAGATAGCGCTCAAATCCAGCTAATACAATCGCTTCATCGTAAGGCATAGACACAAGGTACATCGCAAAAATACTGATATAGTACAAGATAAAAATAAAGTCTAGTAATAGTAATTGATAGAGCACAATTGAGCGTCGATTAATTAGCTTTAGACCAATCCAAACTGCTAACATCGTGATGTTGATAAGCACCATACCACGAGTAGATAGAGATGACCACTGCATCGAAGCATCCAGCATCCGATGTGCAATTTCACGCATGTATTCAATTCCTTCAGAGTTCAATTGCCCACTAAATGCAGCAGCATCCAGCTGATGCTTTGAACTAGTGAAGGTACTCTTAACATGATTTAACCAAATCAAGAACGGTGTCACGCTCAATGCCACCACTGCTAGCCAACGCGTAATAATACTAATCACACGTTTTACTGACCAAGCCTTCCCCTTTGGATATACCCACAAGGCGACGAAATAATTAATCAACAAAACTGCGACAAAGAAAGCTCCCGAGTTCTTGATTAGCAACAAGTTGGCACTGGCCAGAAATACGTGACCCGCTTGTAACCATGGATGCTCTTCACCATAAACACACGCGCCGACAAAACCAGCTACCGTTACTGCTGCAATAACATAATCAACGAGTAAATTATTAAAACCAATTTCAACGTTCGCAAACATGGTCAATGTAATCACCATACAAATAATTGATGAAAACAGCACACGTTTCTTGTCTTTTAAGAATTCAAACACACCGTACACTGTCGCCCAGATGTAGATGAATTGCGCTACCAACATATTTCCTGAGCTGAAACCAGTAAAGTTAATAAAGTAGTTATTAAACAACGCTGTCCCAATTGGGTATGAGCTAAAGGAAATAATTGTATCACTAGCACCCGGTAGACGTTGCTCAAAGAACATAAATTTCACAATAGTTGCCCAATGTGAAAAATTGTCATAATGTACCATCGTCATACCCTGCAAGGTCATCCCAATCAAGATTCCACCTAAGATCATCCACACGTCAAAAATATGAACATGTAAACCAGCGCCTCGTACTTTGTGCAGCAAACGTAAAATAACCTGACCAATGAAGAGAACTAATCCAATTCCCGTAACAACATAAATTCCGGTTTGAAAGTAACCTGTCATTGCAAATGCATATAACAACAGGGTAATAATCCAGAAACTAGTAATCCAACCTAGGTAAGCAGCAACGCCCCATTGACGTAATTGCAAGAAATACCCCAGGATCACAACCATAAAGAGTAAAAGACCTAAAAGATTCATTATGATCGCCCTCGTTTCTTATCTGATTTTGCCCATTTATTGTAACGACGCATCCATTTTTCAAAGCGTTCAGCCACATTTGTATACAAGGCGTCCGTTGGTGTAATCCATTCATCTTGTTCTTCTGGTAACACCAGGTTAAATCCATCATAGATGATTTGGAAATAGACATTACTTGAGTGGCGTCCCATTGAACCTTCCACCAATTCAATTGCGTATTGATGTTGGCCATCTACGTCAATGACACGGACAATATGCCCAAGCACATGCGCAAATTCGTTCTTGTACTTCAATTCAATTTCGATTTCTTGTCCAGCCGTTGTAACCACATCATTTGTATTTGGTGTAATCACTAGCATCCCCTTTTCAGAGACATTAATCGTTTCAATAGCATGCTTGACACCATTAACCATGACATTTCCGTAATACGTACGGTCAAAACGTTCCGCATCTCGATACACTGGACGTCCACTCGCCAAGAAAATACAGAAAGTTACATTAATTAAATGCATGACTAACCAGAAAGTTACGATACTTCCCATCATGATTTCCGTACCAAACTTACCATAATTAAAGTGAATAATCGCTGCTACTAGAAATGCAAATGCGACAACGTAAGGTGCCATGTATAGACGATCACGCCAACCAAAGACACTATCTTTATCCGTCACTTTAAACTTAGTTTGCTTAATCCCTAATGCTTGGAACAAGACTGGTAAAACAAGGTATGGCGCAAAAAATGTTTCCTGTACTTCACCCCAGCGTTCATTACGAATACTACTTGATGTATCACCCAGTACCCAATGTAGAAGGAAATATCCTGGTGCCCAGAAAATCATCAATAGCCATAAATTAGCAATGACGACTGGTTCTTCAAACAAAGCAAAAATAACTGGTGCAGCCATAAAAATAATACGTCGAGAAAATGACCACCAATATAGATAACTGTTAATCAAAACCAATCGGTTATTAAACTTTAACTTACGATTCCAGAAAATACGCATGTTACGTGATGATTGAATAACCCCACGTGCCCAGCGCACACGTTGCTTAATTACACCCTTAACGTCAACTGGTGAGATTCCACTCGCTTGTGGTTCTTTGGTTGAGTAACTAACGTACCCTTCCATATTGATACGACCACCCAATTCAAAGTCTTCTGTTAGCGTTCCCACAGGGAAGCCACCTGCATCATCAATTGCTTGACGAAGAAATACAGTATTAGATCCTGTAAAAATCGCTGATCCTGTCATACTATTCAACACATTGATATCACGTGAGAAATAGTCTTGTTCATTTGGTACGACTTTTTCAGAGAACAAGTTGAATTGGAAAATGTCTGCATTATAGAAACTTTGTGGCGTTTGCACAAACCCCAATGGTTGCTCTTTAGGATCGTCTTGCGCTTGATCAGCCATATTTTGCATAAATACTGGCACTGTTGCATTCAAAAATGTTGAATATGGAATCATATCCGCATCAAAGATTGCCACTAATGGTGAATTCACTAATGTTAATGCATGGTTAATATTTCCTGACTTTGCATGCTTATTACCAGATAGTCCAATGTAACGTCCACCATATTCTGCCGTTAGTGTTGCAACTTCAGGACGATTCCCATCATCTGCTACGATTAAATGTACTTTACGCTTATCTGGGTATTCCATATAACTAATTGCGTTGAAAGTTTTACGTAGTAATTCAGGATCTTCATCATGTGTTGCAACGATAATATCGACATCTGGTACTTCTATCCCAGGCAAGTACTCCATATGGTCTAAATCTTGTTCAATGTGCTTCTTTGCGACACGTATACGTAAGTAAATCACGATATACGCCGTAATATTCGAGATAATTTCGGAACCAATTAGTAGAATCGCAAAGATTAAAATCCCAATTGAAGCGTTCCAAGGCAGTGTAAATAGCACACGCCAAATTAAATACAATACAGTTAGCAGGAACGCTAAAACATAGGCTATCTTTTTGGTTCGACTAATCATTTCCCACTCCCTTAAAAATCCAGCGCTTTTGGATTTGATAACTCACGACAAACAATAGTAGATCAGCCACAATTTTTGCAATCATTGCTGTCAATGTTGTTTCCGCAGATACAAGGTATTCTGCAATTAAGTATGTCAATTCTGCTGCAAAGAACATTTGGACAATTACTAATGCAAAATACTTAACTAACGTGTTATTACCTGCTTTATCAAATACGTAACGATGGTTTAATCCATAGTTCACCAAACTTGATACAATACGTGCAATAATAACAGCCCACATGATGTGTTCGCGCGTTTGCGTTCCCAAAACGATCATCATGATTGTATATACACCTAAATCAACTAGAAATGATGCAATTCCTGACCCCGCAAATTTTAGGAATTGCCCATAAATTGATAATGAATCCTGTACAACTCGGAAATTTGATCCAACATTATCATTCAAGTAAATAGTTTGAATTGGTACTTCAGTCATCTCAACCCCGTATTGATGACTATCTAATAACATTTTAAATTCGAATTCAAAATGATTTTCCGGAAAAGCCAATAATGGCGCAAAATACTTCTTTGGAATAACACGTAAACCAGTTTGTGTATCTGATACCCCTTGACCAGTAAATTTTGAAAACAACCAACTTGTCAGGATGTTTCCAAAACGGCTACGTAGCGGAACATCTGGATCGAATTCACGAACACCTAAGACCAAGTTCTCTCCATTAAATGCTTCAATACTACGACGAACATCGGGAATCGCATGTTGTCCATCTGCATCTAATGTAGCAACACCTTGAATTTCTGGATATTCAACGTCAAAGTACGCTAGTCCTGTTTTTAAGGCTGCGCCTTTCCCTGCGTTTTCGGCGTGACGAAGCAATGTCATACGCGGACCATACTGTTCAATTAATGTTGTAAATATGTATTGATGTTCTTCATTACTACCATCATCAACGATAACGACGTTTTGGCTTAATTGCTCGTCTCCCATAATTTCTTGCATCACCATCAAAAATTGTTCATCTGGATTAAATGCAGGAATTAGTATACCTATGTTGCCCATGTTATTTACCTCTTTATTTATGTACTCTCATATCCATTTGCTTAATTACACAATTACTTACAATAACATAGTTGTTATTTGCATTCA from Weissella ceti carries:
- a CDS encoding APC family permease, translating into MAGKNLQRSMGLTTGISIVVGTIIGSGIFFKQAQVLSITGSTTGALLAWLFGGLITLMAGLTIAELGSRIPSTGGLYVYIHKIFGPAAGFLSGWGQSFLYGPAIVASLSAYFAILITNFFYLPSDWAKWIGLLAIVFITGMNLLDNRIPAAFAVATTSIKLLPIAAIIIFGLFFGNVNAVGQTIDTITATPGGGFGVAILATLYAYDGWATLTSLGGELKNPSKNIPRAIIYGLLIVIVAYVGISYGVMQSMPAAEIIALGDNATFGVVTSAFGDLGGRLLSLAILISIAGTLNGKMMALPRSIYAMAADGMMPKFMMYINRSQEPAGAILTLAVLGGLLQFSASADWLSNACMFIIWMFYLMAFYGLVRLRRADKLAGNGHPENIFLVPLYPIVPILAGLGALYVLLSTIISNPFSAMVSIGLVLTGLPIYLYYAKRLNTEI
- a CDS encoding DUF1361 domain-containing protein; protein product: MKKYILSTHILILLFIVTIFLLPTRFTFLAWNIFLAVIPFDIALCVKKLTPKHKLLVIPLTLLWLIFYPNTIYMITDFAHLSAIGTGLITSTQILNYGLLAIGIFLGVSLGISSARIMLQTWLPTSSYIVTFGVFSIISILSSYAIYMGRFLRLNSWDLLLDIHNVILQMNHALSVHSLHFILVFTFVQIFLMIINVTLNPYTQNNN
- the tagD gene encoding glycerol-3-phosphate cytidylyltransferase, with the translated sequence MSEKTVLVAGTFDLLHESHIDMLKNARNLGDKLIVMLSTDQFNMEKGKRAYQDYATRKYILEAIRYVDLVVPEQTWDDKSMYIDMLDIDIFAMGDDWRGKFDGLKLEFPDLKVMYFPRGNTSTTQIKRDIANDFK
- a CDS encoding CDP-glycerol glycerophosphotransferase family protein, giving the protein MKNVKKIIVKLMPVILRVMGVFVRVDSKVVLFCSFHGKGYSCNPRAIFEEMRDNPKYAGYTFVFAMNNPNVIIPGAKVVRMRHMKYFYYSLKAKYWVFNSKMANYMYKRKNQVYFQTWHGTPLKRLAHDIQNENQTFYRTKMSYADMLKTYDVDSEKWDLLLASSNYMRDRYASAFQYSTSKMLMAPYPRNNILLNYDDNYVAKLKEQFKLPDNKKVILYAPTFRDDNYTDSGYSFQLNVNFEHWYESLGDEYVVLFKPHYLIANTFTISEKLKKFVQFVPANAEINDCYLVSDVLVTDYSSVFFDYALLNRPIYFYMYDFENYKDVLRGFYLDVESELPNKIIQDESELLDAIKDRVFDPNTLQEFNDVYNPLIENKSITDIIDRFITYK
- a CDS encoding YeiH family protein, with product MWAGIALTLTVALVAEQLAKFLPMLGSETLAMFLGLFIGNVVLTADRWGSGVKWSEKYPIEVGIAVLGFSLTFDTIFSLGWQGILFILLLMWATIKFVMWIGTKLFKVDIRTAAMMAGGNAVCGSSAIASIAPAIKAHDDDRRTAVAVVSISGTILLLILPMLAPIFLGDNNMLMGALVGGTLQSVGQVVGTASLINPDVVTYATLFKMLRVILLSVVVIYMTRAVNKETTEEAVEEVETKSKLSVPWFVIVFLLGVLINTFLHLPEQAIFASKHITGFFGVVNLAGIGLSLKWLTIKKAGTKFLGYGLLTILFQIVVALALIYVIYAI
- a CDS encoding ABC transporter permease, which codes for MNLLGLLLFMVVILGYFLQLRQWGVAAYLGWITSFWIITLLLYAFAMTGYFQTGIYVVTGIGLVLFIGQVILRLLHKVRGAGLHVHIFDVWMILGGILIGMTLQGMTMVHYDNFSHWATIVKFMFFEQRLPGASDTIISFSSYPIGTALFNNYFINFTGFSSGNMLVAQFIYIWATVYGVFEFLKDKKRVLFSSIICMVITLTMFANVEIGFNNLLVDYVIAAVTVAGFVGACVYGEEHPWLQAGHVFLASANLLLIKNSGAFFVAVLLINYFVALWVYPKGKAWSVKRVISIITRWLAVVALSVTPFLIWLNHVKSTFTSSKHQLDAAAFSGQLNSEGIEYMREIAHRMLDASMQWSSLSTRGMVLINITMLAVWIGLKLINRRSIVLYQLLLLDFIFILYYISIFAMYLVSMPYDEAIVLAGFERYLSTVVVLLLLWGAGMVTRTLDDNMFERNYEKRDLKSFRVLRNKKLYQRSAFALLFFAIIGLNGEIGRLNFNEQQNADRLPFQLAKLTPEEYTYNDKKVLLVDPETDEVNSYYAGFAGKYYFFSANVDAQEAFDYSPEEFKKHNEDYDYVLLLPKHETYEKLANVVYHQKLTPGLYQVTDTGLIAVKKMDV
- a CDS encoding glycosyltransferase — encoded protein: MISRTKKIAYVLAFLLTVLYLIWRVLFTLPWNASIGILIFAILLIGSEIISNITAYIVIYLRIRVAKKHIEQDLDHMEYLPGIEVPDVDIIVATHDEDPELLRKTFNAISYMEYPDKRKVHLIVADDGNRPEVATLTAEYGGRYIGLSGNKHAKSGNINHALTLVNSPLVAIFDADMIPYSTFLNATVPVFMQNMADQAQDDPKEQPLGFVQTPQSFYNADIFQFNLFSEKVVPNEQDYFSRDINVLNSMTGSAIFTGSNTVFLRQAIDDAGGFPVGTLTEDFELGGRINMEGYVSYSTKEPQASGISPVDVKGVIKQRVRWARGVIQSSRNMRIFWNRKLKFNNRLVLINSYLYWWSFSRRIIFMAAPVIFALFEEPVVIANLWLLMIFWAPGYFLLHWVLGDTSSSIRNERWGEVQETFFAPYLVLPVLFQALGIKQTKFKVTDKDSVFGWRDRLYMAPYVVAFAFLVAAIIHFNYGKFGTEIMMGSIVTFWLVMHLINVTFCIFLASGRPVYRDAERFDRTYYGNVMVNGVKHAIETINVSEKGMLVITPNTNDVVTTAGQEIEIELKYKNEFAHVLGHIVRVIDVDGQHQYAIELVEGSMGRHSSNVYFQIIYDGFNLVLPEEQDEWITPTDALYTNVAERFEKWMRRYNKWAKSDKKRGRS
- a CDS encoding bifunctional glycosyltransferase family 2/GtrA family protein — encoded protein: MGNIGILIPAFNPDEQFLMVMQEIMGDEQLSQNVVIVDDGSNEEHQYIFTTLIEQYGPRMTLLRHAENAGKGAALKTGLAYFDVEYPEIQGVATLDADGQHAIPDVRRSIEAFNGENLVLGVREFDPDVPLRSRFGNILTSWLFSKFTGQGVSDTQTGLRVIPKKYFAPLLAFPENHFEFEFKMLLDSHQYGVEMTEVPIQTIYLNDNVGSNFRVVQDSLSIYGQFLKFAGSGIASFLVDLGVYTIMMIVLGTQTREHIMWAVIIARIVSSLVNYGLNHRYVFDKAGNNTLVKYFALVIVQMFFAAELTYLIAEYLVSAETTLTAMIAKIVADLLLFVVSYQIQKRWIFKGVGND